A region from the Drosophila takahashii strain IR98-3 E-12201 chromosome 2L, DtakHiC1v2, whole genome shotgun sequence genome encodes:
- the LOC108059835 gene encoding uncharacterized protein: protein MDHLAQVIQQLEDLKSLFIRDWPKYCKEYYCLDNFLDLHKWDTQLEDVKVYTLPNLGLGLFVIVDRHQIFVVFLEAERSESVLKESLLKLDFFGGEQFASMPKRYLTVANDIIQEKNLKLQLDSITYSMVLSKEEAQYFQVEATVGFSLKSVSLDDAYVINNNWEWSELSGSLSYIQRQIGYNTSVGLYKDENNELVAWCIRVQDGLLAALQVKPIYKRRGFGAMIVKEYSRREAVQGHDTITEVGSENKASLNLFTKLGFRINDQCHWLYTEAPNGD, encoded by the exons ATGGATCACCTAGCACAAGTAATCCAGCAGCTGGAGGATCTTAAAAGTTTGTTCATTCGAGATTGGCCAAAATATTGCAAAGAGTACTACTGCCTGGACAATTTTCTGGATCTGCATAAATGGGACACTCAACTGGAGGATGTGAAAGTTTACACTCTTCCCAATCTAGGACTAGGATTATTTGTGATCGTG GATCGTCATCaaatttttgtggtatttttggAAGCTGAAAGATCTGAAAGTGTTCTGAAGGAATCCTTATTGAAATTGGACTTCTTTGGCGGCGAACAATTCGCCTCTATGCCAAAAAGATATTTGACTGTTGCAAATGATATTATTCAGGAGAAAAATCTGAAATTACAACTCGATAGTATCACCTATTCTATGGTTTTAAGCAAAGAAGAAGCACAATACTTTCAGGTGGA AGCAACAGTTGGCTTTTCCTTGAAATCTGTAAGTCTGGACGATGCTTACGTAATTAACAACAATTGGGAATGGAGTGAACTGAGTGGCAGTCTTTCGTATATTCAACGCCAAATTGGTTACAATACCAGTGTGGGCTTGTATAAAGACGAAAATAATGAACTCGTGGCTTGGTGTATtag AGTTCAGGATGGTTTACTGGCAGCCCTGCAAGTCAAACCCATTTACAAACGTCGAGGTTTTGGCGCTATGATTGTGAAAGAATATTCCAGAAGAGAGGCTGTGCAAGGACATGACACAATCACCGAAGTGGGTTCAGAAAATAAGGCATCGTTAAACCTGTTTACAAAATTGGGCTTTAGGATCAACGACCAGTGTCATTGGTTGTACACGGAAGCCCCAAATGGCGATTGA
- the LOC123002854 gene encoding uncharacterized protein: MLYTLVRVAEFVDQFLLRPLASVIDAVVTGVYYFLWGSYFVGYCLVEGSTLAWNLVRSTVSDIHRGCCDLRLITLDVTDYLNDGTRGGLKNAWDFGQAVGRFFCNLLIELGDCILWVLLLPPRIILFTVDCLLDFVFHSIVARGLSLLNSVFRLSIGLSVLLVLYMFRRYVYLLLIYLLQRARIEISTKTQSVYHWTDQQLQRFRQNMRNDPGNAGSPNRGGCVVCMERSRNIVIMPCRHLCLCKECSQQLRLRLEHRCPVCRNDIMSFLPVYI, encoded by the coding sequence ATGCTGTACACTCTAGTCCGGGTAGCGGAGTTCGTGGACCAGTTCCTTCTGCGTCCCTTGGCCAGCGTTATCGATGCGGTGGTCACAGGGGTGTACTACTTCCTGTGGGGCAGCTACTTCGTCGGCTATTGCTTGGTGGAGGGCAGTACGTTGGCTTGGAATCTGGTGAGATCTACGGTCAGCGACATCCACCGGGGCTGCTGCGACCTGCGCCTCATCACGCTGGATGTGACCGACTACTTGAATGACGGAACCAGGGGAGGTCTTAAGAACGCCTGGGATTTCGGACAAGCGGTAGGCCGGTTCTTCTGCAATCTGCTCATCGAACTGGGCGATTGCATCTTGTGGGTTTTGTTGCTGCCCCCACGGATCATACTGTTCACCGTGGACTGCCTCCTGGACTTTGTATTCCACTCCATCGTGGCCCGTGGCCTCAGCCTACTGAACAGCGTGTTCCGACTCTCGATCGGATTGTCCGTGCTCCTCGTTCTCTACATGTTTCGGCGATATGTGTACCTGCTGCTCATCTACCTGCTCCAACGTGCCCGCATCGAGATCTCGACGAAGACGCAAAGCGTCTACCACTGGACCGATCAGCAGTTGCAGCGATTCAGGCAGAACATGCGCAACGATCCGGGAAACGCCGGATCTCCGAATCGCGGAGGCTGTGTGGTCTGCATGGAGCGCAGCCGGAACATCGTGATCATGCCCTGCCGGCATCTCTGCCTCTGCAAGGAGTGCTCGCAGCAGCTGCGGCTCCGCTTGGAGCATCGCTGCCCCGTGTGCCGGAACGACATCATGTCGTTTCTGCCGGTCTACATTTGA